One Solanum lycopersicum chromosome 2, SLM_r2.1 genomic region harbors:
- the LOC101263262 gene encoding probable metal-nicotianamine transporter YSL6, with protein sequence MGTENSGTVEISEPLLEETSKIVESDSENIPDWKEQITIRGLVVSAVLGTLFCIITHKLNLTVGIIPSLNVAAGLLGFFFVKSWTGFMSQLGFSVKPFTKQENTVIQTCVVACYGLAFSGGFGSYLLAMDEKTYNLIGPDYPGNRAEDVKNPGLLWMMGFIFVVSFLGLFSLVPLRKVMVMGYKLTYPSGTATAMLINSFHTNTGAELARNQVGRLGKYLSISFCWSCFKWFFSGIGDACGFDNFPTLGLTLFKNTFYFDFSPTYVGCGLICPHIVNCSVLFGAIISWGILWPLISQRAGDWYPADLGSNDFKGLYGYKVFIAISLILGDGLYNLIKIVSISVMEIFRNSSMENNIPLVMEVIGGESSRLELEKKKRDEVFLKDRIPFWFAGSGYVALAAISTATMPIIFPPLKWYLVLCSYLIAPALAFCNSYGTGLTDWSLASTYGKIGLFIIASLVGSNGGVVAGLAACGVMMSIVSTAADLMQDFKTGYLTLSSAKSMFVSQLVGTAMGCIIAPLTFWMYWNAFDIGSPDSPYKAPYAVIYREMAILGIEGFSELPKHCLALCCGFFVAALAINLLRDVTPAKVSQFIPIPMAMAVPFYIGAYFAIDMFVGTVILFVWEKINKKDAEDFAGAVASGLICGDGIWTIPSAILSIFRINPPICMYFGPSVRT encoded by the exons ATGGGGACAGAAAATTCTGGAACTGTAGAGATATCGGAGCCATTATTAGAGGAAACCTCCAAAATCGTCGAATCCGATTCGGAAAATATACCCGATTGGAAGGAGCAGATCACCATTAGAGGTCTAGTGGTGAGTGCTGTGCTTGGTACTCTGTTTTGTATCATCACCCACAAGCTCAATCTCACTGTTGGTATCATTCCTTCCCTTAATGTCGCTGCTGGTCTCCTCGGGTTTTTCTTCGTCAAATCATGGACCGGTTTTATGTCCCAGCTCGGATTTTCTGTTAAACCATTTACTAAGCAAGAGAATACCGTTATTCAGACCTGTGTTGTTGCTTGCTATGGCCTCGCTTTTAGTG GTGGTTTTGGATCATACTTGCTAGCAATGGATGAGAAAACATACAACCTTATAGGTCCTGATTATCCTGGAAACCGTGCAGAGGATGTTAAGAATCCAGGGTTATTATGGATGATGGGATTTATATTTGTAGTTAGTTTCCTTGGACTTTTTAGTCTTGTGCCTCTCCGTAAG GTTATGGTAATGGGTTATAAGCTCACATACCCTAGTGGAACTGCAACTGCCATGTTAATTAATAGCTTCCATACAAATACCGGCGCTGAACTTGCAAG GAATCAAGTTGGTCGTCTTGGAAAATATTTGAGCATAAGTTTCTGCTGGAGCTGTTTTAAATGGTTTTTCAGTGGTATTGGGGATGCATGTGGCTTTGACAATTTTCCCACTCTAGGGCTCACCCTATTCAAGAACAC GTTCTATTTTGATTTTAGTCCGACTTATGTTGGATGTGGTCTTATCTGTCCTCACATAGTCAACTGCTCAGTTCTTTTTGGAGCTATTATATCATGGGGTATCCTGTGGCCATTGATCTCTCAGCGTGCTGGTGACTGGTACCCAGCAGACCTTGGAAGCAATGATTTCAAAGGGCTTTACGGATATAAG GTCTTCATAGCCATCTCTCTTATACTTGGGGATGGGCTTTACAATTTGATTAAGATAGTATCAATCTCCGTAATGGAAATTTTTAGAAATAGCAGCATGGAGAATAATATTCCCTTGGTCATGGAGGTCATAG GTGGTGAGAGTTCCAGACTAGAATTGGAAAAGAAGAAGCGCGATGAAGTTTTCCTGAAAGATAGGATACCATTCTGGTTTGCTGGATCTGGATATGTTGCCCTGGCTGCAATATCTACAGCCACAATGCcaattatctttcctcctctgaAGTGGTATTTGGTCCTTTGCTCATACTTAATTGCCCCTGCCCTTGCTTTCTGCAACTCCTATGGTACAGGACTTACAGACTGGAGCTTGGCTTCAACTTATGGTAAGATTGGTCTCTTTATTATTGCGTCACTGGTTGGAAGCAATGGTGGGGTCGTTGCAGGATTGGCAGCATGTGGAGTTATGATGTCCATAGTCTCCACTGCAGCTGATTTAATGCAAGACTTCAAAACGGGGTATCTTACACTTTCATCAGCTAAATCGATGTTTGTGAGTCAGTTGGTGGGAACAGCTATGGGTTGCATTATTGCGCCCCTCACATTCTGGATGTATTGGAATGCTTTTGACATTGGATCTCCTGATAGTCCATACAAAGCACCATATGCTGTTATTTACCGAGAGATGGCCATTCTGGGTATTGAGGGATTCTCCGAACTTCCAAAGCATTGTCTTGCATTGTGTTGTGGGTTCTTTGTGGCAGCACTGGCCATTAACCTCTTGAGGGATGTCACTCCAGCGAAAGTTTCCCAATTCATTCCAATTCCAATGGCGATGGCTGTACCATTCTATATTGGGGCCTACTTTGCAATTGACATGTTTGTTGGCACAGTGATATTatttgtatgggagaagataaATAAGAAGGATGCAGAGGATTTTGCTGGTGCTGTTGCGTCTGGGTTGATATGTGGCGATGGGATTTGGACCATACCATCAGCTATACTCTCTATCTTCAGGATTAACCCGCCAATCTGCATGTACTTTGGGCCTTCTGTGCGCACCTGA
- the LOC101263860 gene encoding ACT domain-containing protein ACR6: MDDEYAKLIRRMNPPRVVIDNDSCENATIIQVDSVNKHGILLQVVQVLTDLNLVITKAYISSDGGWFMDVFNVTDQVGNKVRDEQIISYIQKTLENDEVLLPSLRGTVGLIPSEEHTSIELSGTDRPGLLSEVCAVLADLHCNVVNAAIWTHNARAAAVVHVVDDVTDCAIEDPKRLATIKKLLRNVLKGNNDLKTAKMTLSPPGFTHRERRLHQIMFDDRDYVKVRKTEQGNIEDLKSGPCVTVYYCSEKDYTVITMRSRDRPKLLFDIVCTLTDMQYVVFHGVVHTGKNEAYQEFYIRHVDGLPISSEAERERVILCLEAAIERRTSEGLELELCTEDRPGLLSDITRIFRENSLCIKRAEISTQGGKAKDIFYVTDVTGNPVDQKTVDSICEEVGPNMLHVKWSRCHSEKLPEEGTISYLFGSLFKVRTLQSLKLIGSYT; this comes from the exons ATGGATGACGAGTATGCTAAGCTTATCAggaggatgaatcctcccag AGTGGTGATTGACAATGACTCTTGTGAGAATGCAACCATTATCCAG GTTGACAGTGTCAACAAGCATGGGATTCTTCTTCAAGTTGTGCAGGTTCTGACGGATTTAAACCTTGTTATCACCAAAGCATACATTTCCTCTGACGGGGGATGGTTTATGGACG TGTTTAATGTGACTGATCAAGTTGGAAATAAAGTAAGAGATGAACAAATCATCAGCTATATCCAAAAG ACTCTTGAAAATGATGAGGTTCTGTTACCCTCTTTAAGGGGAACTGTTGGCTTGATACCTTCTGAAGAGCACACGTCCATTGAACTTAGTGGTACAGACAGACCTGGCTTATTGTCTGAAGTGTGCGCAGTTCTTGCTGACCTTCACTGTAATGTGGTGAACGCTGCAATCTGGACGCATAATGCGAGGGCTGCAGCTGTGGTTCATGTTGTGGACGACGTTACTGATTGTGCAATTGAAGATCCAAAACGCCTTGCTACAATCAAGAAACTTCTTCGTAACGTCCTCAAGGGGAACAATGATTTGAAGACTGCAAAGATGACACTTTCACCGCCTGGATTTACACATAGGGAGAGAAGATTACACCAGATAATGTTTGATGATAGGGATTACGTAAAAGTTAGAAAGACAGAACAGGGCAACATTGAGGATTTGAAGTCCGGGCCTTGTGTAACTGTTTATTATTGCAGTGAAAAGGATTATACTGTGATCACTATGAGGTCAAGGGATCGACCTAAGCTGTTGTTCGATATTGTCTGCACTCTGACTGACATGCAGTATGTGGTCTTTCATGGAGTTGTTCACACAGGAAAGAACGAAGCTTATCAG GAATTCTACATTCGACATGTTGATGGGCTTCCAATAAGCTCAGAGGCTGAGAGAGAACGGGTGATTTTGTGTCTTGAAGCAGCTATTGAGAGAAGAACCTCTGAG GGTCTGGAGCTAGAATTGTGTACAGAAGATCGGCCAGGACTACTTTCAGATATCACTAGGATATTCAGGGAAAATAGTTTGTGCATTAAAAGAGCAGAAATCTCAACACAAGGGGGAAAGGCAAAAGATATCTTTTATGTCACAGATGTGACTGGGAATCCAGTTGACCAAAAGACAGTTGATTCAATTTGTGAGGAAGTTGGCCCAAATATGCTGCATGTTAAGTGGAGTCGTTGTCATTCCGAAAAGCTACCTGAAGAAGGAACAATTAGTTACCTCTTTGGGAGTCTCTTCAAAGTTCGAACCCTCCAAAGTCTGAAGCTGATTGGATCCTACACTTGA
- the LOC101261686 gene encoding pentatricopeptide repeat-containing protein At5g14080, with amino-acid sequence MRRSVGEFASVISRALIHASKKRRQTWTPALEQTLYRLGCRESLSPTLVARVIDPFLVHHHSLALGFFNWASQQPGFSHDSSTYHSILNSLCLTRHFNPLDNLLKQVKAQKIPLHPSLVRSLIASHIIAKKSNLAFSIFSDFPSFASDIGSQTCNSLLAALSSQGNYKCAFQVFDEMNHRGVRLNTLGFGVFLWRFCGFNGLEKTLNLLDEVRKIDFSGINGSLLAVLVVHGLCSHSRIPEAVSAFDQLRIRECKPDFIAYSIVANMQNVVDKDLVLKKKRKLGVAPRNNDYKDYIFELISERLISEAKDLGKVIASGNFPMDDDLLNALTGSVSDIDPLLAIFFFNFMLDRERSPNLVTVTSLSVNLCKHGKLDELLEVFQKLSSRNYFTDTHSYNIMVSFLCKAGKVREAYEVLRDMRRKGAVPDIQSYNLLLEACCREDLLRPAKRLWDEMFTNGCPGNLESYNILIQKCSEESEIEDACRLFHDMIEKGVVPDTITYTSVLKGLCQAKDLKMSFQVFSKCAIQDKILACSVLCTFILSLCKEGYLVPAMELLHDQSTDTAFLDSHLIFLKFLADAEEISLAVEHLKWIQGKSPLMHLAVSNEILASISSSSKPDPIFKLFQVMQQNLLTCTNELGKEMAYRCS; translated from the exons ATGAGGCGATCAGTGGGGGAGTTTGCAAGTGTAATAAGCCGAGCTCTGATCCACGCATCAAAGAAAAGAAGGCAAACATGGACGCCAGCGCTAGAGCAAACGTTGTATCGCCTCGGATGCCGGGAATCACTCAGCCCGACACTCGTCGCCAGAGTCATCGACCCTTTTCTTGTCCACCACCATTCTCTTGCACTCGGTTTCTTCAACTGGGCCTCTCAGCAACCTGGATTCTCTCATGACTCCTCCACTTACCATTCAATTCTCAACTCTCTCTGCCTTACTCGCCACTTCAACCCCCTTGATAACCTCCTTAAACAGGTAAAAGCCCAGAAAATCCCCCTCCATCCTTCTCTAGTTCGCTCTCTCATTGCTTCCCACATCATTGCTAAGAAATCCAATTTAGCTTTTTCCATTTTCAGTGACTTCCCTTCCTTCGCATCCGACATTGGATCCCAAACTTGTAATTCACTTCTCGCTGCTTTATCATCACAAGGGAACTATAAATGTGCTTTTCAGGTGTTCGACGAAATGAATCACAGAGGTGTTCGCTTGAACACTCTTGGTTTTGGTGTGTTTTTGTGGAGATTCTGTGGAtttaatgggttggaaaagacTTTGAATTTGTTAGATGAGGTTAGGAAGATTGACTTTTCCGGAATTAATGGATCCCTTTTGGCAGTTCTAGTCGTGCACGGGTTATGTTCTCACTCTAGGATACCAGAAGCTGTTTCTGCTTTTGATCAATTGAGGATAAGGGAATGTAAACCTGATTTTATTGCTTATAGTATTGTTGCGAATATGCAAAATGTAGTTGACAAAGATTTggttttgaagaagaagaggaaactAGGGGTGGCACCAAGGAATAACGATTATAAAGActacatctttgagttgatttCGGAGAGGCTGATTTCCGAAGCTAAAGATTTGGGCAAAGTAATTGCGTCTGGTAACTTTCCTATGGATGATGATTTGCTCAATGCTTTGACAGGATCAGTTTCAGACATTGATCCTTTACTTgccatcttcttcttcaacttcatgctAGATAGAGAAAGGTCTCCTAATCTTGTTACTGTGACAAGTTTAAGTGTAAACCTTTGTAAGCATGGGAAGCTAGATGAATTGCttgaagtttttcaaaaattgtcTTCCAGAAACTATTTTACTGACACACATAGCTATAATATTATGGTTTCGTTTTTGTGCAAGGCCGGCAAAGTGAGAGAAGCTTACGAAGTTCTCCGTGACATGAGAAGAAAAGGTGCAGTTCCTGATATACAATCTTACAATCTCCTGTTAGAAGCTTGCTGTAGAGAAGATCTACTGCGACCAGCAAAACGGTTATGGGATGAGATGTTCACAAATGGGTGCCCTGGCAATTTAGAGTCTTACAATATTCTTATTCAGAAATGTTCAGAAGAAAGTGAAATTGAAGATGCTTGTAGGCTTTTCCATGACATGATTGAGAAAGGAGTAGTACCTGATACTATTACATACACTTCAGTCCTTAAAGGGCTTTGTCAAGCAAAAGATCTCAAAATGTCTTTTCAAGTCTTCAGCAAATGTGCTATACAAGATAAAATCCTTGCATGTTCCGTCTTGTGTACATTCATACTCAGCCTCTGCAAGGAAG GTTATTTGGTTCCAGCAATGGAGTTACTCCATGACCAAAGCACTGATACAGCATTTTTAGACTCCCATctgatttttctcaaatttttagCAGATGCTGAAGAGATAAGTTTGGCTGTTGAACATTTGAAGTGGATTCAAGGCAAATCCCCTTTGATGCATCTAGCAGTAAGCAATGAAATATTGGCATcaatatcatcttcttcaaaaCCAGATCCAATCTTCAAGTTATTTCAAGTGATGCAACAAAACCTTCTCACTTGTACTAATGAGTTGGGGAAAGAAATGGCTTACAGATGTTCATAA
- the LOC101263559 gene encoding actin-related protein 2, producing the protein MDNRNVVVCDNGTGYVKCGFAGENFPTSVFPCVVGRPMLRYEESLMEQDLKDIIVGDECLKLRHQLDLSYPVNNGIVQNWDDMGNVWDHAFFNELKIDPTECKILLTDPPLNPSKNREMMVETMFEKYNFAGVFIQIQAVLTLYAQGLLTGLVIDSGDGVTHVVPVVDGYSFPHLTKRMNVAGRHITSYMVDLLLRRGYAMNRSADFETVRDIKEKLCYISYDYKREYQLGLETTILVKNYTLPDGRVLKVGTERFQAPEALFTPDLIDVEGDGMADMVFRCIQEMDIDNRMMLYQHIVLSGGSTMYPGLPSRLEKEILDRYLDVVLKGNKDGLKKLRLRIEDPPRRKHMVYLGGAVLAGIMKDAPEFWINRQDYLEEGVACLSKCGQA; encoded by the exons ATGGATAATCGAAACGTTGTCGTTTGCGACAACGGCACTGGG TATGTCAAGTGTGGCTTTGCGGGTGAGAATTTTCCCACATCTGTATTCCCTTGTGTTGTGGGGAGGCCAATGCTAAGATATGAAGAGTCCCTTATGGAACAAGACTTGAAG GATATTATTGTGGGAGATGAATGCTTGAAGTTGCGCCATCAGTTGGATTTATCTTATCCCGTCAACAATGGAATTGTACAAAACTGGGATGATATGGGGAATGTGTGGGACCATGCATTTTTCAACGAACTGAAG ATAGATCCAACAGAATGCAAAATTCTCCTGACAGATCCACCTCTCAATCCATCTAAAAATCGTGAAATGATG GTAGAAACCATGTTCGAGAAGTACAACTTTGCTGGTGTCTTCATCCAAATTCAAGCCGTTCTAACATTGTATGCTCAAG GTTTGTTGACTGGGCTTGTCATCGACTCAGGTGATGGAGTTACACATGTT GTTCCTGTTGTAGATGGATACTCATTTCCTCACCTCACGAAAAGAATGAATGTAGCTGGACGGCATATAACGTCTTATATGGTTGATCTGCTACTTCGGAGAGG GTATGCAATGAATAGAAGTGCCGATTTTGAGACTGTCAGGGATATTAAAGAAAAGCTCTGCTACATTAG TTATGATTACAAGAGAGAGTATCAGTTGGGGCTTGAAACGACAATTCTTGTTAAGAATTATACT CTTCCAGATGGGAGGGTACTTAAAGTTGGCACAGAGAGGTTCCAGGCACCTGAGGCTCTTTTTACTCCA GATCTTATTGATGTTGAAGGTGATGGCATGGCTGACATGGTATTTCGCTGCATTCAGGAGATGGATATTGACAACAGGATGATG CTCTACCAGCATATTGTTTTGAGTGGTGGAAGTACCATGTATCCTGGCTTACCTAGTCG CCTTGAGAAAGAAATTTTGGACCGCTATCTTGATGTTGTTCTGAAGGGGAACAAAGATGGTTTGAAG AAATTGCGCTTACGAATAGAAGATCCACCCAGAAGAAAGCATATGGTGTATCTCGGTGGTGCAGTTCTGGCCGGAATTATGAAG GATGCCCCTGAGTTTTGGATCAATAGACAAGATTATTTAGAAGAGGGAGTTGCATGCCTAAGCAAGTGTGGTCAGGCATGA
- the LOC101262972 gene encoding pollen allergen Che a 1, translating into MTTTTLVLLVVSCCFLWLSLSSAAKVVNPQITVMGMVYCDICSNNSFSRHSYFMPGVEVKIECTFKAMATRTAELVSVSVNRTTNKYGVYRLEIPSVDGIECAAEKAVGNSCRASLIGSSSSFCNVPGSTRTTTDEITIKSKQANMCIYSLTALNFRPSKRNVALCGN; encoded by the exons ATGACTACTACTACACTTGTCCTGTTGGTGGTCTCATGCTGCTTCTTGTGGTTGAGTCTATCGTCAGCAGCAAAAGTGGTTAATCCACAGATCACTGTCATGGGTATGGTTTACTGTGACATTTGTTCCAATAATTCCTTCTCCAGGCACAGCTACTTCATGCCAG GTGTAGAAGTGAAAATAGAATGCACCTTCAAGGCAATGGCGACAAGGACGGCAGAACTAGTATCAGTGTCAGTGAACAGAACTACTAACAAATATGGAGTTTACAGGTTGGAGATACCTTCTGTGGATGGAATAGAGTGTGCTGCTGAGAAAGCAGTGGGCAATTCCTGCAGGGCTAGCCTTATTGGAAGCTCATCTTCGTTCTGTAATGTACCTGGCTCTACAAGAACCACTACTGATGAGATTACAATCAAATCTAAACAAGCAAACATGTGCATCTATAGTCTCACTGCTTTGAATTTCAGACCTTCTAAGAGAAATGTTGCTCTCTGTGGAAATTAG
- the LOC101261388 gene encoding GRAS family protein RAM1-like: MGSLKNDIIKNEVGSEITSFKDQNSYIKLLPEDSLASSESKKVTPISSDFELDCGSLIPTSLTFPPGGGDDDDVEIQSPDNSIWESFFADQLEADFMISSPVRNLSSTSTFCTTTTTHNNNTYTHHNQGIHGQSMMMCSPPRSPLRPNNYNSTNKGKGLSPFQKVFNSPNNQFMQIESFNLPALESFLDDDLASEYSTLKVSDVGSSSESLSVIPDFLECLALPNSSSNTSASFMGSLLSNTSVGQVDDEIFQTGSIAPLSQQLHQERHHEKQQKQIPTHVQLPSTQQQYTQMINHNLVVAAPDQMQEQDSGLQLVHLLLACAEAVSKEDYMLARRYLHHLNRVVTPIGDSMQRVASCFTEALTARLAATLATKPSTSVPKPFNPFPPNSLEILKIYQILYQACPYVKFAHFTANQAIFEAFEAEERVHVIDLDILQGYQWPAFMQALAARPGGAPFLRITGVGSYPEAVRETGRCLTELAQSLHVPFEFHPVGEQLEDLKPHMFNRRIGEALAVNSVNRLHRVPGNCIGNLLGMIRDQAPNIVTIVEQEASHNGPYFLGRFLEALHYYSAIFDSLDATFPGDSSQRAKLEQYIFGPEIMNIVSCEGMERMVRHERLEKWRRVMEGKGFKGVALSANAVTQSKILLGLYSCDGYKLTEDNGCLLLGWQDRAILAASAWRC, encoded by the exons ATGGGGAGTTTAAAGAACGACATAATAAAAAATGAGGTTGGCAGTGAAATAACAAGTTTTAAGGACCAGAATTCTTACATCAAACTGCTTCCAGAGGACTCTCTTGCCTCTTCTGAATCCAAGAAAGTCACTCCTATCTCCTCGGACTTTGAACTCGATTGTGGCAGCTTAATACCTACCAGCCTCACTTTCCCTCCCGGAGGTGGCGACGATGATGATGTTGAAATCCAATCTCCTGATAACTCAATCTGGGAGTCCTTCTTTGCTGATCAGCTGGAGGCAGATTTCATGATCTCTTCCCCCGTCAGGAACCTTTCCTCGACTTCGACTTTCtgtactactactactactcaCAATAACAACACATACACACATCATAATCAGGGAATTCATGGGCAGAGCATGATGATGTGCTCCCCTCCTCGCTCTCCCTTGAGACCTAATAATTACAACTCCACTAATAAAGGCAAGGGACTTAGCCCCTTCCAAAAAGTTTTCAACTCTCCTAATAACCAGTTCATGCAAATTGAGAGCTTTAACCTGCCAGCTCTTGAGAGTTTCTTAGATGATGATTTGGCATCCGAATATTCCACACTCAAAGTTTCAGATGTTGGATCCTCTTCCGAGTCTCTCTCAGTAATTCCTGATTTTTTAGAGTGCCTGGCGTTGCCAAATTCATCATCCAATACGTCCGCTAGCTTTATGGGATCATTACTCAGCAACACATCTGTCGGACAAGTAGACGATGAGATTTTCCAGACGGGGTCTATTGCACCTCTGTCACAACAGCTACATCAAGAACGACACCATGAGAAGCAACAAAAACAAATACCAACACATGTTCAACTACCATcaacacaacaacaatataCGCAAATGATCAATCACAATTTGGTTGTTGCTGCACCTGATCAG ATGCAGGAACAGGACAGTGGCTTACAATTGGTGCACCTTCTCCTTGCCTGTGCTGAAGCAGTCTCCAAAGAGGACTATATGTTGGCAAGAAGGTATCTCCACCACCTGAATCGAGTAGTCACCCCAATCGGTGACTCAATGCAACGAGTGGCTTCTTGCTTCACGGAAGCTCTTACTGCTAGACTTGCCGCAACATTAGCCACTAAACCCAGCACCTCTGTCCCAAAACCTTTCAATCCTTTTCCTCCTAATTCCCTTGAAATCCTCAAGATCTATCAGATTCTTTACCAAGCCTGCCCTTATGTCAAATTTGCTCATTTCACAGCTAATCAAGCCATATTTGAAGCATTTGAAGCAGAGGAGCGCGTTCATGTTATTGATTTAGACATCCTTCAAGGTTATCAGTGGCCGGCTTTTATGCAGGCCTTAGCAGCCCGACCTGGCGGTGCTCCTTTCCTTCGTATCACAGGAGTGGGTTCGTATCCGGAAGCGGTCAGGGAAACAGGTCGATGTTTGACAGAACTGGCGCAGTCCCTCCACGTTCCTTTTGAATTTCACCCGGTGGGGGAGCAGCTTGAGGATTTGAAACCGCACATGTTCAACAGAAGGATAGGTGAGGCTTTGGCGGTGAATTCGGTGAATAGACTCCATCGAGTCCCAGGGAATTGTATTGGGAACTTGTTAGGCATGATCAGAGACCAAGCTCCAAATATAGTAACGATCGTGGAGCAAGAGGCGAGCCATAACGGACCGTATTTCCTGGGTCGGTTCCTGGAGGCACTGCACTACTATTCGGCCATCTTTGATTCCCTGGACGCTACATTTCCAGGGGATTCATCACAGAGGGCAAAATTGGAACAGTACATATTTGGACCTGAGATAATGAACATAGTTTCGTGTGAGGGAATGGAGAGAATGGTGCGGCACGAGAGGTTAGAAAAGTGGAGGAGGGTGATGGAAGGAAAAGGTTTTAAAGGAGTAGCACTGAGTGCAAATGCAGTCACACAATCCAAAATATTACTGGGTCTCTACTCCTGTGATGGTTATAAATTGACAGAGGACAATGGTTGCTTGCTTTTGGGATGGCAAGATAGGGCCATTCTTGCTGCCTCTGCATGGCGATGCTGA
- the LOC101262467 gene encoding membrane-anchored ubiquitin-fold protein 4, with amino-acid sequence MPEEDLIELKFRLYDGSDIGPFQYAPTSTIAILKERIVADWPKDKKVAPKVANDVKLICAGKILENSRTVGQCKTPFGELPNGIITMHAVVQPSLAKAKSEKKIDENQNQSICSCSIL; translated from the exons ATGCCGGAGGAGGACTTAATTGAACTCAAATTTCGGTTGTATGATGGATCAGATATTGGTCCTTTTCAATACGCACCCACTTCCACCATAGCTATCCTCAAAGAGAGGATTGTCGCCGACTGGCCCAAAG ATAAAAAAGTTGCACCTAAGGTGGcaaatgatgtaaaattgaTATGTGCTggtaaaattttggaaaacagcAGGACTGTTGGTCAATGCAAGACACCTTTTGGTGAGCTACCAAATGGAATAATTACCATGCATGCTGTTGTACAACCATCTTTAGCTAAAGCAAAGTCAG AAAAGAAGATTGACGAGAACCAAAATCAAAGCATCTGTTCGTGCTCCATATTGTGA